The nucleotide window tcagtatattataaagaaaattttgctgaaaaagaatatatatatatatatatatatatatatatatatatagggcgcGGATATTATCCCTTAAGGTAGTTTTTTGCATtcaaagaatcaaataattgtaatgatttttcagtgattgtaatatttaaattaatcgttgaaacctaacctaacctaacctaacacaaccttctctacaaaatgaaatgaaatgggttgctgttatcgaaaactcttctctgattttttcttgattaggtggtcgacaataaataaaataagcgaTGATTCTACATACAGTTTGTATATCTATTCGAATTTGATTAAACCAAGTGCCATTTAATGCACTCATTGCCCAATTGCACCACacggttagattaggttaggttaggttaggtttcaacgattaatttaaatattacaatcactgaaaaatcattacaattatttgattctttacACGCAAAAAAATACCTGAAAGAATtatttccgcgccctatatatatatgaatattcttgttcagcgtaattagtcaaatttttcaaggaaaaattagactattacagTAGgtatgactagaagaaaaatggggggcacatcatttttcccatgttttgagacctcctgaacacgattatgatggtttttcgaatgtctgtagtttatataaatatatatctatatatctgtttaagctacaattcttattttcgtctctcgagcaattgctatgggtccgatttggttcaaaattagcatacatggctttttggcggcggattgatgttattagagtttggttgaaaacaaatgaatatttcgaggggtctcagtgcaaaaaagtggtttttgacctttgctcacctctgcaggtcaaacgaaaagcgactgaaaaatgaaatttcacatgtaggttcaattagttacgagatgatttcctgtctaaggtcgaaactttccatcaccattttatggtcatttttgttatattttcttattttttggccagaaaaagtttaactagagggttcgaacttcgcatgcaagtaggggtgatgttgaagaattgtctttctcaagttcaaagttttcttcttcagttcttctagcacaaaacgcccaataatacgagtatgatcgttgctagggtgattttttttacttctcattttcgaaatttcttgtcattatgacaatttttccTTTGTTGTTAATTGGAATTGagcaagagggttcgagaccaccgcatctattgaaattatgaattttcattcgagagagagagttaacttgtgaaatgaaaagttattgaagaatagcaaattttccatataaagaaataagattgagaattcatatcatttccaagaaattcattttatcgaaagatttgtttgtgtattagttaaattcttcattcgacgaaaaattcgactttcgtgatggagctctgctgctcacggctttttttttctttataacatactaaaattttaacgaaatcggaggggtgtatcctaatttagataattaccaaaaagtttaataactatttttcgaaaagttgttcaattgttaaataaataagtaatgggatgaaatgtataaataattggTCTACAAATTTTGAACTTGGAACGTGGAACCTTTTTGACATATTATATACTTCATAAgataaagtttattattttgttaattataatttttttaaaataatgcaaaattaaataactagaatatgtggattttttcaattaatatttagCTACGTCTGTTTTCATATTCAGCAATGacaattatttacatttttttacgttatttgttcataaaattgttttaattaaataaaaaaattcaatatttatcaatttttttactcttTGCTGTccagtaattaatttttaattgattaaaatcgattttatcatatttttaattattaattgagaaatatttatgttttcaaagtttagcaaaaaacattttttactaattattcAATCGTTAATTATAGTTTAACAATTTGTTATAAACGAATACTGATCGACGTTATATTTGTTTATGAagcagaaaaaatttataaaaagttatatataaaaagtgcaaaaattttttgtccatTCATTCTAATACTTTCTAATATCGTGTTATAAtgagtgaaaaaaatgtttttgcacTCTTTTGTATATAGGtaactgtttttataattttattctgcTCCAAAAATAAACGttgtttataagaaatttttaaaataataaaaagtattttcaatgaataattacaatttatgttaattttcttcagaatgtctctttatggcgaatgtacaacaatctaaaaatctaaatatctcataaaccataaattttatcgagttaaacttagaaactaaaaaaatcgattgaaaaatttatttttactatctttaaattgtacagattgtccctgtaaaagttaacCTTTGGGCATGACTCGCTCCTGACCTACAGATAGTAGtttggaattatttattccctcatggacatacgtaatcatcaattaaaagtttgaaagtataataataaataataaacactGATTTTGAAACTTTAGAAGCGTGTAACTCAGAAACGAAGGAGAATTTTTTTACAGCATTATTCTCACGCCATCTACGCACTCCCGAACTTTTTGTATCAAGTCGCGACATGAATTGGTAACTCCACAAAATAGTTTTAACAAAACAATCGTTTGTTTTTCTTTCGATATAGAActggaatatttaatttattaattagattatacttacttttttcataaaaatatttgactgTTAATTTACCGATTCCTGTATTGGCACCAGTAACTACAGCTACTTTTCCAGTAAGACCCTTCATGTCACTTATGTcatcttgtttttatttttttgattaataaaattcttaGCTCACTTAACCATTAGATTGGTTCGTATACTGAATTATTATAACGAAAGAATACTTTCGAAATAATTGGCATGAGGATAGTGGTCGCCACATAACGGCTCTACTGCcaacattattttattctacCATACAAAGAGGTCATTGCACCGAATTTATTAAACGGTTTGGAGAagaacttttgaataataagttttataattGACGATTCGACGTTACTCGAATTGGCGTTTATTTAATAACAGGAAAggtaatggaaaaattttattagtcttttttattctatacatatacagggtgtttataaattcatgcgaaaaaatttcctcagcccagcCCTTTCCAAGATATCGCCATTAAGGTGTGgtgagtttttattttctttttctctaatttcagTAATACgaagtctggctattaaataacgagactggttacgaaaaatagttttattataaaaactattctaAAATCGAATGCTTCCCTTTAATATACCACcttcccctcgccacacacatttccatacgttttttccattgatcgaaacagtgctggaagtcttctttggagAAGCTCTGGTTTACCGTCCCTTTCAAAGCATATTTTatctttggaaacaaaaaaaaaagtcGCGCGGTGCCAAAACTGGTGAGTACGAGCACTGGAGTGCCCTTACTACGACCAATGGTGAAGAGAAAGTAGTAGAAAAGAAAACAAGCAGCAAAGAAGATTGATAACACCATTGGAAAAGATATGGAGATGAATGGAAGGTCTTTGTAAGGGCAAACCAGAATCCTCATGATATTTTAAAGCACATTGAGTGACATTTTTTGCCTCATACATTAAAgagaatttttcgaaatgatATTCATGAACTACTGTCAATATCGGACAAAAAAGTGGTTTATGCACGATGGTGACTGAAGCACCATCGAGCATAAACCACTTTATCAACAGTCGGACTGCAATAACCGTTGAACTGATCGCGCAAGGCTCCAACATTGTCCCCTCGATTGTGCCGCTAATTTtggtgacataaaaaaattcgacattcaggtttacaataaaaaaaaattaaaataattttctaaaaatatctgTACGGTGtgtttatttatgtaatagGAATATAATTATTTCGAGAGCTAGTTGTactttaaatattgataaaaaaaatcgcgtctgatgtttgttttaaagttgaaaaGATCCACAAGACGTTTCTTTTTTGtctaatgaaaagaaaatactgTCGTCGCTAATACTTGAATTTATACGACTCATAGTAGGTTCATTTGCAATAAGAACATCTTCATAAGTGTGAAGTGgctaaaagaaatgaaaaaataataataacggATACAATAATTCAACCGATGAtcgttaaataaaatttaattatatttgaatctCTAACACTCTGGTGACGAAATTTGAGTAGGTAAGGCCTCTGTAAGGCCCATATTCGAAATATTGCttgcacatttggagctcggatCTTGAGGATGATCGACTCAATACAGatgagagcaattcgacttataagCGATCTAAAGTTGACCACAAACTTAATTAGCTTAGAACATAGAAGATGGATCGCCAATCtgacataatcccacctagagcagtatctCCAAGACCTATTCGACAAGTACACGTGGTTCATGAACATCGACTTCACCTGCAGACGCCCAGGACGTCAATTTATTTAGATTCCTTTCTTTTAAGAAGCGCAAACTTGTGGAATCAACTACCAAGGCACTTTTTTCCCAAACCCTTCAAAGagcaatatccacaggcatctccacacggcagATACCATTCGAATTACTCGTGTGcttgatttttacataaaaaaattaacacttttCGCGCCACACCATATACTTTTCCTTGGTGgcgaaatttgaaattagagTAGGTAGATCGAACCTCAAAACCCAATATCTTGTAGCGAAGTGCGTTCACGATCAAAACCGAGCTCGAAAACATTCTCGAGTTCCTAAAAATACCttgaggatgctcgactcaatacagatgAAAGCAATTAGACTTATaagcgatccagagttgaccaaaAACATGGAGCTTAGAACATAGAAGATGGATCGCCGTAcacgtggctcatgaacatcGAATTCACCTGCTGACACCCGGGATAATTTATCATACTTCCCCAGTGCCCACCCTTCAATACTTTCATTTTAtgttctaatattttttgttgatttcgaATATCTTTTTCCACTTAATCCCTttcaatttttcagtattcCACTTCCCAGTTCTGCCACTACGaccttttttattatctttatttcttccttttcttttgGCGTCAATTACTTCgtctacttttttttaaatctaattgTTTCGTTATGTTCGTTATTACTTTTTCTAAAtcttgttttgtatattttcttttaagCCGTagatcttcttctttcttttttggGTGCCCTCTTCTAACGAAGATCGGCGATAACCCCAGCAAAGTCATTTCTGTCTCTGTCCTTTCTTATCGGCGTCTAAGAGTCTAAACTCGCGAATATTCTTCAGCCATGTAGCCTGACGTCTACCAGGATCACGTTTTCCCTCGATTTTCCCTTCGATCAGAAGTTGCAAAAGTCTGTATTAGTCATTTCTATTTATGTGTTCCAGATACGAGgtttttcgagtttttattGATTCTATTCTTCGCGTTACTGATATGAGCGGTCCAGGGAATTCTCAGTATCTTCCGAAAGATCCACATTTCGAAACTTTCTATACAGTAGATAGTaaagtttattttcatcaattcctttcaattaattttcttttagtttttgattttctagCTGGAAGTATCACATTCAGGGAAACAATATGTTTCAGCTAcataatttaacataactttaaattaacatcctgtatataaattCGGTTTAGGTTGTCGCTGCTATTTTGGATATTCGATATTGGAAAACAagcttaaatttaaaaaaaaaattacttacgacaaattttttcaatggtACCAGAGTAGTAGGTGGTAATTTCGTGAAGgggttgagaatttttttaccCTGAATCATCAGTAATATAAACCACATATAATCACTTCTGATTAACATTTCTTCGACATTTTTGTCCATGTCGTATAATTTGTCCAACCATATGGATATTACTCTTCtatcttgaaaataataaaaatttacttataccgataataaatttataaacaacggaattaattattttaatatcgatttgaatttaatgaaaaataatttttgaaatttaccaCTGGGACATAAAAATTGTTGTAGTGCTTTAACCATCCTGTgattataaagaaaatgttCGTTAAGAGCTTTTAGAGGATTTGCCATTATGGAAATTTTTACGAAAATGAAAATTGCAATGACATATGTatctgattttttttccaaatgtcaaacaaagatttatttagtaattcattcaaaataagtattttcccacgaccacttatgaaaatgatagattgcacACTCGTTTTTACAtaagaaagtagcttatttcacatatgtactaaaaaataacaaaatatgtattgaaatgcttctttttcttatgatatatatggtctcgaacgatagagggaGTACGCGAACACAATATGAACCTGGCTGGGTACCGAATGGTAAAAGaccaaatttaagaagactgaagaactagacaatatgattttttgaggttatattagtgtttacaataaaaattcaaatattgtatcAACTAGTATCtgcaaaataatttaaacgttGAAATTAAGTGTTATTACTATAACTGGGTAATGTATAAAGtggttgaatgaaaatttattgtccATAGTGAAAGAAAACATTCTTTTCGTCACACGTGTTTACATACTTTTCAACACATGTGttgatattgtttaattaactttctcatttaaaaaaaaaacacgtttttagaagaattttttacgtgatcgtaggaaaaatagtgtacacaaCTCGTCGGAAAGTTTAAAACTGattatgtaatatactatttccTCTTTTTGTCAATGTAACATTGTCAAATCAAtgattaaaaatgtcaaagtagattaaataaatttttaaaaagtccATTTTCTATGTTCTATGAAAATTGCAATCACCTATGTatctgattttttttccaatgtcaaacaaagatttatttactaattcatccaaaaaaaagtattttcccacgaccacttatgaaaatgatagattgcacactcgtttttacaaaagaaagtagtttatttcacacatgtactaaaaaataacaaaatatgtattgaaatgattctttttcttatgttagatatatatggtctcgaactATAGAGGGAATACGCGAATACCATATGAATCTGGCTGGGAGCCGGAAGGCAAAAGGTCAAATTATagaagactgaagaagtatacaatatgattttttgaggttatattagtgtGCAAATgattttaacattaaaattatgTGTTATTACTATTGtaataataaagtaattgaatgaaaatttattctccaTAGTGAAATGCCCAATGTGCACTATAGGCGTTGTACTAATACAATGCAATACAAGATGTTCCATTCGAACTCTATTGATTCTACAGGTCTTAGATAGGTCGGTTAGGAGCCGTTGTGCACATAGACCCTTCGCGTCTCACTTAAACCTACCATAAATTGATGTTCTTTGGAAAGCTAATCAAATACTTTGGTTTGAACCTTTTGAGGTCACAAGTGTTTCTTGTTTCTTCCTCCTCCAAGTACCAGCACACATCCATATTGTCCGTGATGTGTCTATTATGGTGACAGCGTCTTAATTGAACGAGTACGGTTAAACCGCCAGTTAACATTTGATTTCGCGCCTGTTTACGTGCATCAGCTTGTGTTATATCTTATAATACTTTTCGCTACATCCCGAATGGCTTCTAGGACCAATTTACTGATCCCAACCTGACGAGCGAATTAGCCTCAACGTTGCTCTAACATTGCATCTTACTGCCATCACTCAACAAACTTTTTACACTCCAGCACAATCCCAGAGCACACCCTTTCAGCCCTTATGACTTTTATTGCACTTTTTCCTGGCCCATTTCAATACGTTGTTATAAACTTCTCTTTTCCTGATCTTTTTCATGCCTCGgtagatttttcttttgtattttgtttggtcaaattttcttctttaatcTTCTTCCATTCTTTCCCCAGTCTTTGAACACGTGCGGTACAAAGGAACCTGAAGTTTccctttattttttatttcgatcaCTTTAGAGATTATTGAAACAGAAGTAAGTCCTCCCACTTGTATTGTGATACCACTCCGAAGAAGGTAAGTTCGTTCTTCCTTCTCACAATTTGACGTGTACTGATGATCCCGCATCTTCTTCATAAATAACCGGATATGCTCATGCTCCGTTAGTAATAGTTTACGTCTCTATACTTTCTGCTCAGTCCTTCACGTTTCTGATTAGTCAGTGGATCATCCATCGTCTTCTATTCTGCTATCTTTGGAGTTTCTTCTCTTTACTACTAAGTTGTTTTGCTGGTTGTATGTTTCTGCATTTTTGTCATCATTTTACCGGTTTTATATGTAGAAGTCTGGCAATAAATGCATTTAAAACAGACCGTGGGATTGAAATGAAGACGATACGACGTTTGATATCAGGATAgaggaaaataaacaaaaggaTTTCTTTAAGCCTCCCAAATCTTCCTCTTAAGTAAGAGATTTGGTTAACACTCaacaaaaaacgatttaatttcaatttgtatttattggaaataaaaaataaaataatacattctTAGTCATAAACTCAAGTTACAATACCATAAGACGCGGAGCTATATTCATGGCCATCAATTCTTGAAACAGCAATTTAGCCGCATACGGTAATCTAACTTGAGATATTTGCGTTTTATTTTTACAACCTTTACATTCGAAAGTATTATTCCTCAAATTTGCGATGGCTATCAATCCGCAAAAATTACAAATGTGTATTCTATACGGGTCGGATACTTCGAATAACCTCTCCCTCAAAAATTGCGCGGCTCCGTGCGATATTTGACAATCACGTTCCATTTCACCAAAACGTAAACCACCGTCTCTGGCACGACCTTCCATGGGTTGTCTTACAAGAATCTGTAAAGGACCTCTAGCTCTAGAATGTATTTTATCGTCCACCATGTGTTTCAATCTTTGATAATAAGTCGGTCCCAAGAAAATTTGAGCGTTGATTTTTCGACCGGTGTGTCCGTTATACATCACTTCGTTACCTCTTAATTGATAACCGTATTCTTGAAGAAGCGTCGAGATTTTTTGTACGTTGACGGCGTCGTTAAAAGGCGTCGCATCACCTATTTCTCCCTTATTCGACGATACTTTTCCTTGAATGCACTCGATCAAGTGACCGATTGTCATACGAGACGGGATAGCGTGAGGATTGATTATAATATCCGGGGTGATGCCTTCGCAACTGAATATCATGTcctaaaacaatttaaaatagaCTTTAGCAAATTGATCACGAAAAGAAGCGTACTGTggaagttaggttaggttagtttcaaattcttccgtattttttatgaatggtttagtaaggaaaaatatattaacggGAAAATCTTTATATTGGTTTTTACCGAACGATTCTtcaacttctcgatgccgtgcttgtggaaatatttgtgttttatcTCAAAGTAGACTTCAGTTTTATcaattgcttctttatttgaGCTTCAATAGTCACTGGGGGGTCAGATCTGGTCTATATAGTGGATGAAGAAGCATTTCAACCATCGATTTGTGCATCGGTGCGttatcttggtgaaacagtggttttttcttagACATATGATCCAATAACTAGTATTCGTTATTGATTGTATTTCTCTTTTGGAGATAGTTGATGAAGaacattccaaaatactgaagccataacctttctAGCTGATTGTTGGAAGCTTCGGAGGTGGTTCATTAGCTGCAGTTGATGATCTTTTTGATTCCAGAGTGAAATAATGGAtctgtttcatccattgtcacatatctgatttattacgtgtaaacatgaccaaatactgctctgaatcatcaacacgttgttgtttttgatcgactgtgcgTAAACGTCGGATTTGACCATCTGTGTCAGTTACATTACATTCAGtagttaaatatttgttaaactGAGCAGAAAAAAgtgatattaacaaaaatttatggtgaaattcATCACATGATAAGAAAAAATGTCTCACCTCTTGTCGATATTGGATACCGCAGGTTCCTTTTTGTCCATGTCTTGATGCGAATTTGTCTCCGATTTGTGGTATCCTTACGGATCGTACtcgaattttacaaaatttgtaacCTTCCGAATTTAACGTTAACATCACTTGATCGACAACGCCAGTTTCGCTGTTACGGAGAAAAGTTGAGGCGTCTCGTTTTGTGTAACGTTTCGTTGTACCCTCcaactacaaaaattttataagcatttattttaaataaatttattgtttaaaaatatcaatatcaatatcaaaattggTTACCTCGTCGTCATTTTCTGGTAACGTCATCGTTTTTCCAATCACAACGTCATCACCGGAAACACGAATACCCGGCGATATTATACCATCATCATCTAATTTATCATACAGAGCGTTTCTCATACCTTGACAAGTTTGTCTGGTAGGTTTTTCGAACTGTTCTTCTTGATCACCAATTCGTTTCGATTCTGCATCTTTGTACGAACGATAAAACACCGATCTAAAACGCAACTCCGCcgtcaataaaataataaatttaaacaaagtcgagttattgaacacactgtatatactGAACACaatgtttacaccaccactacaccaacgcTTAGATTCGGTCTCTGAAGATCATAGCTCGGTTATCGAAACGATCATATTAgacggtgtaattgtgagtgttggtgtagtattTTCACTATGAATATCAACAAAGGTTCTGTAAATTCCA belongs to Diorhabda carinulata isolate Delta chromosome X, icDioCari1.1, whole genome shotgun sequence and includes:
- the LOC130900358 gene encoding uncharacterized protein LOC130900358, whose amino-acid sequence is MANPLKALNEHFLYNHRMVKALQQFLCPSDRRVISIWLDKLYDMDKNVEEMLIRSDYMWFILLMIQGKKILNPFTKLPPTTLVPLKKFVPLHTYEDVLIANEPTMSRINSSISDDSIFFSLDKKETSCGSFQL